Proteins from a single region of Geothrix sp. PMB-07:
- a CDS encoding cytochrome c biogenesis protein CcdA codes for MRALNSFLLSLTLAVTAWAQRADPSFDPVKDVSLRFEKGSVVVGVPSGAHLKAAFMEVVKKEGSGTLKMGKLPPTTAKDEIGDGIWHGQVKVPVSGEGLSGAVKLQVTYQPCTEGEGGVCYPPTTRTLEVKAADIPGPKAAVLPAGNTPEAAKAEAQPAPVSATVSGVPPSPAPGTPTPASPSHPGLIWSLLLVFLAGMGASLTPCVYPMIPITMAIVGAKGGGKARGFALSAVLVLGMAVTYTTLGVLAAKSGAAFGAFAQKPAFLIPVSLLFAAFALSLFGAFEIALPPSLAMKLQGDGSRKGFGGAFLMGLVLGPLSAPCVGPVIGAVLVGIAQQGIVWLGGLQLFVFSLGMGVLFLAVGTFSAGLPKSGEWLTRFKQIMGLIVLGFAAWNVRLIVPAWANDAMWTFVMLAGSAVFGLFEAADDMVGQFRKALAILMLVLGALLSVRMVESFLSVELLPRGGAAAAAKEEHGGWMEQDLEGALAKAKAEHKVVLVDIYAEWCAQCKELDEKTWPEAGVKQWLAQNAVAIRIDTDAKRKDLAAKLQIRSYPTVILLDGEGRELRRSLGFQKPETMKAFLQGNAEAAR; via the coding sequence GAAGGATGTCTCTCTGCGCTTCGAGAAGGGCTCCGTGGTGGTCGGCGTACCTTCGGGGGCACACCTGAAGGCGGCCTTCATGGAGGTGGTGAAGAAGGAAGGGTCCGGCACATTGAAGATGGGCAAGCTGCCGCCCACCACGGCCAAGGATGAAATCGGCGATGGCATCTGGCATGGCCAGGTGAAGGTGCCTGTGAGCGGGGAGGGCCTCTCCGGCGCAGTCAAGCTGCAGGTGACTTACCAGCCCTGCACCGAAGGCGAAGGCGGCGTCTGCTACCCGCCCACCACGCGGACCTTGGAGGTGAAGGCCGCGGACATCCCGGGGCCCAAAGCTGCGGTGCTGCCTGCGGGGAACACGCCGGAAGCCGCCAAGGCCGAGGCGCAGCCAGCACCGGTGTCTGCGACCGTCAGCGGAGTGCCCCCTTCGCCTGCGCCGGGAACACCCACGCCTGCTTCGCCCTCGCACCCAGGCCTGATCTGGTCCCTGCTGCTGGTGTTCCTCGCGGGCATGGGTGCTTCGCTCACGCCCTGTGTCTATCCCATGATCCCCATCACCATGGCCATCGTCGGCGCCAAGGGCGGCGGCAAGGCCCGGGGCTTTGCGCTCTCCGCGGTGCTTGTCCTGGGCATGGCGGTGACCTACACCACCCTGGGCGTGCTGGCGGCCAAGAGCGGCGCGGCCTTTGGCGCCTTCGCCCAGAAACCGGCCTTCCTCATTCCCGTGTCGCTGCTCTTCGCGGCCTTTGCCCTTTCCCTGTTCGGGGCCTTTGAAATCGCGCTGCCGCCCAGCCTCGCCATGAAGCTGCAGGGCGACGGCTCCCGCAAGGGCTTCGGCGGCGCCTTTCTCATGGGTCTGGTGCTGGGGCCGCTGTCGGCGCCCTGCGTGGGGCCCGTCATCGGCGCGGTGCTGGTGGGCATCGCGCAGCAGGGCATCGTGTGGCTCGGCGGCCTTCAGCTCTTCGTGTTCTCCCTGGGCATGGGCGTGCTGTTCCTGGCGGTGGGCACCTTCTCTGCGGGCCTGCCCAAGAGCGGCGAGTGGCTCACCCGGTTCAAGCAGATCATGGGCCTGATCGTGCTGGGCTTCGCGGCCTGGAATGTGCGACTCATCGTGCCCGCCTGGGCCAACGACGCCATGTGGACCTTCGTGATGCTGGCGGGCTCGGCGGTTTTCGGACTCTTCGAGGCTGCGGACGACATGGTGGGCCAGTTCCGGAAAGCGCTGGCCATCCTGATGCTGGTGCTAGGCGCCCTGCTGTCGGTCCGCATGGTCGAGAGCTTCCTCTCGGTGGAGCTGCTGCCGCGTGGGGGTGCTGCCGCTGCCGCCAAGGAAGAGCACGGCGGTTGGATGGAACAGGATCTGGAAGGCGCTCTGGCCAAGGCCAAGGCCGAGCACAAGGTGGTGCTGGTGGACATCTACGCGGAGTGGTGTGCCCAGTGCAAGGAACTGGATGAGAAGACCTGGCCCGAGGCGGGCGTCAAACAGTGGCTGGCCCAGAACGCCGTAGCCATCCGCATCGACACCGACGCCAAGCGGAAGGACCTGGCCGCGAAGCTGCAGATCCGCAGCTACCCCACCGTCATCCTTCTGGATGGCGAGGGGAGGGAACTGCGCCGGAGCCTGGGCTTCCAGAAACCCGAGACCATGAAGGCCTTTCTTCAAGGAAATGCCGAAGCCGCTCGATAG
- a CDS encoding nuclear transport factor 2 family protein — protein sequence MLSIKVPPEIEPYYRAWQQEDLDALAACFTEDVELRANTHPDPIRGRGGLRAYHVDLLPSVLETRILRHRFISMPGSTAVSTEMTVRLPDRGLGRYLVTSIMVFEFNAEGLISRLLVFVDREGIVPMD from the coding sequence ATGCTATCCATCAAGGTTCCTCCGGAGATCGAACCCTATTACCGGGCCTGGCAGCAGGAGGACCTGGATGCCCTCGCCGCCTGCTTCACCGAAGATGTCGAATTGCGGGCCAACACGCATCCCGATCCCATCCGGGGCCGTGGCGGCCTCCGCGCCTATCACGTGGATCTGCTCCCCAGCGTCCTGGAAACACGTATCCTCCGGCACCGCTTCATTTCAATGCCCGGTAGCACCGCGGTATCCACAGAGATGACAGTGCGGCTTCCGGACCGTGGTCTCGGACGTTACTTGGTGACCTCCATCATGGTGTTCGAGTTCAATGCCGAGGGGCTCATCTCAAGGCTGCTGGTGTTCGTGGACCGCGAAGGCATCGTGCCCATGGATTGA
- a CDS encoding TlpA disulfide reductase family protein has translation MLLALPTLLLCLPTLQAPAPVPAPQAVLDAARAKAKSVSEARAAFVKSGGNTKDFKGDCSKELTDLEARLAAEKRPEVRQALLVSRLFHLQLAKGTPTAEQLDQTLREVPSTSSCWTLDAGLLATRAEKDPRTWGPYVAEARAKHPDAGLRRTLLFEQFLGRLDAGDEAGWQAAMADIKAQFPPLAERAQAFLDAEAKTAPGKPAPAFTVKALGDPKTTYTLDSFKGRYVLIDFWATWCPDCRVELPALHAAWAKHQSASLDFLSLSFDRRVEHIAPFRQQAATPMPWKHAFIEEGFQSPLAEAFGVKSIPKALLIGPDGKIVASGAQLRGANLEKTLAKVLGN, from the coding sequence ATGCTGCTCGCCCTGCCCACCCTCCTGCTCTGCCTTCCGACGCTCCAGGCGCCTGCGCCCGTTCCGGCGCCTCAGGCCGTGCTGGATGCGGCCCGCGCCAAGGCCAAGTCTGTGAGCGAGGCTCGGGCCGCCTTCGTCAAATCCGGCGGCAACACGAAAGATTTCAAGGGCGATTGCTCCAAGGAGCTGACCGACCTGGAGGCGCGCCTGGCCGCCGAGAAGCGGCCTGAGGTCCGACAGGCCCTGCTGGTGAGCCGCCTCTTCCACCTTCAACTCGCCAAGGGCACCCCGACCGCGGAACAACTGGACCAGACACTCCGCGAAGTTCCGTCCACCTCGTCCTGCTGGACCCTCGATGCGGGTCTGCTGGCGACCCGCGCTGAGAAGGATCCCCGGACCTGGGGCCCCTATGTCGCGGAAGCCCGCGCCAAACATCCGGATGCGGGCCTGCGCCGCACCCTGCTCTTCGAGCAGTTCCTGGGCCGCCTGGATGCCGGTGATGAAGCGGGCTGGCAGGCGGCCATGGCCGACATCAAAGCCCAATTCCCGCCCCTGGCTGAACGCGCCCAGGCCTTCCTGGATGCCGAAGCCAAGACGGCTCCGGGCAAGCCTGCTCCCGCCTTCACCGTGAAGGCGCTGGGCGATCCCAAGACCACGTACACGCTCGACAGCTTCAAAGGCCGCTACGTGCTCATCGATTTCTGGGCCACCTGGTGCCCCGACTGCCGCGTCGAACTGCCCGCCCTGCACGCCGCCTGGGCCAAGCACCAGTCGGCCTCGCTGGATTTCCTGTCGCTGTCCTTCGACCGCCGGGTGGAACACATCGCGCCCTTCCGCCAGCAGGCCGCCACACCCATGCCCTGGAAGCACGCCTTCATCGAGGAGGGATTCCAGAGCCCGCTGGCCGAGGCCTTCGGCGTGAAGAGCATCCCCAAGGCCCTCCTCATCGGGCCAGACGGGAAGATTGTTGCCAGCGGCGCCCAGCTGCGCGGCGCCAACCTGGAGAAGACGCTGGCGAAGGTTCTGGGGAACTGA
- the nth gene encoding endonuclease III, with translation MSPAKSKSSLKTGDLQRLLRAAYPDARCALDHQDPFQLVVATILSAQCTDARVNLTTPALFARFPDAASLANARVEEIEALIRSTGFYHNKAKNLLGLGQALMARHGGKVPSDPAELGALPGVGQKTANVVLANAFGVPALAVDTHIFRVARRLGLSKATTPEKVEADLCRLFPREDWIELHHQLIFHGRRVCDARRPDCAGCSLLDLCPTGLGKIKDPHTGVKLDVVAPHLPTTAFTQQTPSTDGPQRIVSLVPSVTELLVQWGLGARLVGRTRYCIEPRWIRNTVPTVGGTKDPDLERIRDLAPDLVILERDENPKAVAEALTTLGLPWLALEIRTVKDCIAGLRQLGERLGVPDLGEARAAALEARLKGRRRKGARAIAMIWKDPWMTSGPDTYIGDLLRQGGLTPIGPDRYPVLSDEELEQLAPQVILLPTEPYRFNRRHQADLKKRFPKALVHLVDGQTLTWYLSRTEEGLDLVESLHG, from the coding sequence ATGAGCCCAGCCAAGTCCAAGTCCAGCCTCAAGACGGGCGATCTCCAGCGGCTGCTGCGGGCCGCCTACCCCGACGCCCGCTGCGCCCTGGATCACCAGGATCCCTTCCAGCTGGTGGTGGCCACCATCCTCAGCGCCCAGTGCACGGATGCCCGGGTGAACCTCACCACCCCGGCCCTGTTCGCCCGCTTCCCGGATGCGGCCAGCCTCGCGAATGCCCGGGTGGAGGAGATCGAAGCCCTCATCCGCTCCACAGGCTTCTACCACAACAAGGCCAAGAACCTGCTCGGCCTGGGCCAGGCGCTGATGGCGCGGCACGGCGGCAAAGTCCCCTCCGATCCCGCCGAACTGGGTGCCCTCCCGGGCGTCGGTCAGAAGACCGCGAACGTGGTGCTGGCCAACGCCTTTGGTGTGCCCGCCTTGGCCGTCGACACCCACATCTTCCGCGTAGCACGGCGCCTGGGCCTGTCCAAGGCCACCACCCCCGAGAAGGTGGAAGCGGACCTCTGCCGCCTCTTTCCGCGCGAGGACTGGATCGAGCTCCACCATCAGCTCATCTTCCACGGCCGCCGCGTCTGCGATGCCCGCCGCCCAGACTGCGCTGGCTGCTCCCTGCTCGACCTCTGTCCCACGGGATTGGGCAAAATCAAAGATCCGCACACAGGCGTGAAGCTCGACGTGGTCGCGCCGCATCTGCCCACCACCGCGTTCACGCAGCAGACGCCCAGCACCGACGGCCCTCAGCGCATCGTGAGCCTGGTGCCCTCGGTTACGGAACTGCTGGTGCAGTGGGGCCTCGGCGCCCGCCTGGTGGGTCGCACCCGCTACTGCATCGAGCCGCGCTGGATCCGCAACACCGTGCCCACCGTGGGCGGAACCAAAGATCCCGACCTGGAGCGCATCCGCGATCTGGCGCCGGATCTGGTGATCCTTGAACGGGACGAGAACCCCAAGGCCGTGGCCGAGGCGCTGACCACCCTGGGCCTGCCCTGGCTGGCCCTGGAAATCCGCACCGTGAAGGACTGCATCGCAGGCCTGCGCCAGCTCGGCGAACGCCTCGGCGTACCTGATCTGGGTGAAGCCCGCGCTGCCGCATTGGAGGCTCGCCTGAAGGGGCGCCGCCGCAAGGGCGCCCGGGCCATCGCCATGATCTGGAAGGATCCCTGGATGACCTCGGGCCCGGATACCTACATCGGCGATCTGCTGCGCCAGGGTGGACTCACGCCCATCGGCCCCGACCGCTATCCCGTGCTGTCGGACGAGGAACTGGAACAGCTGGCGCCGCAGGTGATCCTCCTGCCCACGGAGCCCTACCGCTTCAACCGCCGCCACCAGGCCGACCTGAAGAAGCGCTTCCCCAAGGCCCTCGTCCACCTGGTGGATGGGCAGACCCTGACCTGGTATCTGAGCCGCACGGAAGAAGGGTTGGATTTGGTGGAGAGCCTACACGGGTAA
- a CDS encoding bifunctional 5,10-methylenetetrahydrofolate dehydrogenase/5,10-methenyltetrahydrofolate cyclohydrolase yields the protein MPTTLSGKLDCQETARHYLDLVRTNIKKLGFAPGLGVILGSEDAGSVTYQRWLMKDCEDVGINAADLRVENGMQMVKLVARLNQDEKTHGVFIFYPLRYAEIKDDEVMDLVDPGKDIEGLHAINIGFLNKYRKRMDDGTQHRCMTPCTARAIVKTLKRGFGEAWLAGKTVLVINDSLRIGRPLTAMVANLKGTPILCHAATNKEHLEGFIRMADVIVSAVPAPGYQINTNWIKNGALCFDLSGDGNFDYEALEARGIPYTDTTKNSVGKVTRAMALLNLTYAAGLG from the coding sequence ATGCCCACGACGCTGTCCGGGAAGCTCGACTGCCAGGAAACCGCCCGCCACTACCTGGATCTGGTGCGCACCAACATCAAGAAGCTGGGCTTCGCGCCGGGCCTGGGCGTCATCCTCGGCAGCGAGGATGCAGGCAGCGTCACCTACCAGCGCTGGCTCATGAAGGATTGCGAGGATGTGGGCATCAACGCGGCGGATCTCCGTGTGGAGAACGGCATGCAGATGGTGAAGCTCGTGGCGCGGCTCAACCAGGACGAGAAAACCCATGGGGTATTCATCTTCTATCCTCTGCGCTACGCCGAGATCAAGGATGACGAGGTCATGGACCTGGTGGATCCGGGTAAGGACATCGAGGGCCTGCACGCCATCAACATCGGCTTCCTGAACAAGTACCGGAAGCGCATGGACGATGGCACCCAGCACCGCTGCATGACGCCTTGCACGGCGCGGGCCATCGTGAAGACGCTGAAGCGCGGCTTCGGCGAGGCCTGGCTGGCGGGCAAGACCGTGCTGGTGATCAACGACAGCCTGCGCATCGGGCGTCCCCTCACGGCCATGGTGGCCAACCTCAAGGGCACCCCCATCCTCTGCCACGCGGCCACCAACAAGGAGCACCTGGAAGGCTTCATCCGCATGGCCGATGTCATCGTCAGCGCCGTGCCCGCGCCGGGCTACCAGATCAACACCAACTGGATCAAGAACGGAGCCCTCTGCTTCGACCTCAGCGGCGACGGCAACTTCGACTACGAGGCCCTCGAGGCCCGCGGCATCCCCTACACCGACACCACCAAGAACAGCGTGGGCAAGGTCACCCGCGCCATGGCCCTGCTGAACCTCACCTACGCGGCGGGCCTGGGCTGA
- a CDS encoding serine hydrolase has translation MTQPARRGVRRFLRLALACVGLWLLWVCLLRPISPRVGPAPAAVADGWSLGSLQQAGLNPAQLTQVANRLFEKRLNVHSLLIERHGCLAAEYYQGGTDKSVYSLLPSRHRFGPRDKQDVRSIGKSITSLLYGLAREQGKVPAVETTVWAAFPEHGNRRTAANQAIRIEDLLNMTSGLQWQEGKPGPNDELRLFWKSDLVDFVLSHPQAAVPNTCFNYNGGGTALLAELIRRGTGQSLEQYADEMLFRPLQIEDWAWVPDVHGRAMAFNGLRLRPRDLLKVGRLMLNHGAWQGRQLVPQAWIAQSMTPRFDTDVRDYRYAYQWWHGTATWHGQRIDWHAGFGNGGQRLYVVPALDLSVVTTAGAYDELPTAIRVNDLIQEVVDAVEN, from the coding sequence ATGACCCAACCCGCGCGCAGAGGCGTTCGACGTTTCCTCCGGCTGGCCCTGGCCTGCGTGGGGCTTTGGCTCCTGTGGGTTTGCCTGCTGCGGCCGATATCTCCGCGCGTGGGGCCTGCCCCTGCGGCCGTTGCGGATGGCTGGAGCCTCGGCAGCCTGCAGCAGGCAGGCCTCAACCCAGCGCAGCTTACGCAGGTGGCCAATCGCCTGTTCGAGAAGAGGCTGAATGTGCACAGCCTGCTCATCGAGCGCCACGGCTGCCTGGCGGCCGAGTACTACCAGGGCGGCACCGACAAGTCGGTGTACTCCCTGCTGCCCTCCCGGCACCGTTTCGGGCCCCGCGACAAGCAGGATGTCCGCTCCATCGGCAAAAGCATCACGAGCCTCCTCTACGGCCTGGCACGCGAGCAAGGGAAGGTACCTGCCGTCGAGACGACCGTGTGGGCGGCCTTCCCGGAACACGGCAACCGCAGGACCGCCGCCAACCAGGCCATCCGCATCGAGGACCTCCTGAACATGACCAGCGGCCTGCAGTGGCAGGAAGGCAAGCCGGGCCCCAACGATGAGCTGCGACTGTTTTGGAAAAGCGACCTTGTGGATTTTGTCCTGAGCCACCCCCAGGCCGCCGTGCCGAACACCTGCTTCAACTACAACGGCGGCGGCACCGCGCTGCTGGCGGAGCTCATCCGACGGGGCACCGGGCAGTCCCTGGAGCAGTACGCCGACGAGATGCTGTTCCGCCCCCTGCAGATCGAGGATTGGGCCTGGGTACCTGATGTGCACGGACGCGCCATGGCCTTCAATGGGCTGCGCCTGCGGCCCCGCGACCTGCTCAAGGTCGGTCGCCTGATGCTGAACCACGGAGCCTGGCAGGGCCGCCAGCTCGTGCCGCAGGCCTGGATCGCCCAGTCGATGACGCCGCGCTTTGACACGGATGTGCGCGATTATCGCTATGCCTACCAGTGGTGGCACGGCACCGCCACCTGGCATGGCCAGCGCATCGATTGGCACGCTGGGTTCGGCAACGGCGGGCAGCGCCTCTACGTCGTTCCCGCCCTCGATCTGAGTGTGGTCACCACCGCTGGGGCCTATGACGAACTGCCCACGGCCATCCGCGTCAACGACCTCATTCAGGAAGTCGTCGACGCAGTGGAGAACTAA
- a CDS encoding GNAT family N-acetyltransferase, which produces MAEVLKAGRGLELRPLNLRDARALFALVETNRERLRRWLPWPDANRSVLDSRAFILRVRAQARLGAAQSFGLWWKERLVGIAGFVWIDSANRSAAIGYWLDQEAEGHGLMTASVSALLRHGFRTLKLNRIEIRAGVRNRRSRAIPLRLGFRHEGTLRQTERLGDRFVDHAVYGLLASEWRAR; this is translated from the coding sequence ATGGCCGAAGTCCTCAAGGCTGGCCGCGGCCTGGAACTGCGTCCGCTCAACCTGCGTGATGCGCGGGCCCTCTTTGCCTTGGTGGAGACCAATCGCGAGCGGCTGCGACGCTGGCTGCCCTGGCCCGATGCCAACCGCAGCGTGCTCGACTCCCGGGCCTTCATCCTCCGGGTGCGGGCCCAGGCCCGGCTGGGCGCAGCCCAATCCTTCGGCCTCTGGTGGAAGGAGCGGCTGGTGGGCATTGCGGGATTTGTCTGGATCGATTCCGCGAATCGCAGCGCCGCCATCGGCTACTGGCTGGACCAGGAAGCAGAGGGGCACGGTCTCATGACCGCCTCGGTATCGGCCCTGCTCCGCCACGGCTTCCGCACCCTGAAGCTCAACCGCATCGAAATCCGCGCGGGCGTCCGCAACCGCCGCAGCCGGGCCATCCCCTTGCGCCTGGGCTTCCGCCACGAGGGCACCCTCCGGCAGACCGAGCGCCTGGGCGACCGCTTCGTGGATCACGCGGTCTATGGACTTCTGGCTTCAGAATGGCGGGCCCGCTAA
- the kdsA gene encoding 3-deoxy-8-phosphooctulonate synthase, with the protein MDFARPFTDQSFFLIAGPCVIESREHAHLMASSLRDLAEARGIPFIYKSSFDKANRTSGGSHRGPGMADGLDILAEVRSRYGVPVLTDVHESDQCAPAAEAVDVLQIPAFLCRQTDLLVAAAATGRTVNLKKGQFLAPWDLKHGVEKLQSVPGHGPVWVTERGSSFGYGNLVVDFQSFPHLRKTGCPVIFDATHSVQKPGALGNATGGAREMIPTLARAASTVVDGFFFEVHECPEKAHSDGPNAMRLEEFGGLLDQLLVLWRAGRAAALQDAAGK; encoded by the coding sequence ATGGATTTCGCCCGCCCCTTCACTGACCAGAGTTTCTTCCTCATTGCCGGGCCCTGTGTCATCGAGAGCCGGGAGCACGCCCACCTCATGGCTTCGAGCCTGCGGGACCTGGCCGAGGCCCGGGGCATTCCTTTCATCTACAAATCCAGCTTCGACAAGGCCAACCGCACCAGTGGCGGCAGCCACCGCGGCCCCGGCATGGCCGACGGCCTCGACATCCTCGCCGAGGTGCGCAGCCGCTACGGTGTGCCTGTGCTTACCGACGTGCATGAGAGCGACCAGTGCGCCCCCGCTGCTGAAGCCGTGGACGTGCTCCAGATCCCCGCTTTCCTCTGCCGCCAGACGGATCTGCTTGTGGCCGCCGCCGCCACGGGCCGCACCGTGAACCTGAAGAAGGGCCAGTTCCTGGCGCCCTGGGACCTCAAGCACGGCGTGGAGAAACTCCAGTCCGTCCCCGGCCATGGCCCGGTGTGGGTCACCGAGCGCGGCTCCAGCTTCGGCTACGGCAACTTGGTGGTGGATTTCCAGAGCTTCCCTCACCTGCGCAAGACCGGCTGCCCGGTGATCTTCGACGCCACCCACAGCGTGCAGAAACCCGGCGCCCTCGGCAACGCCACCGGCGGCGCCCGGGAGATGATTCCCACCCTGGCCCGGGCTGCCTCGACGGTCGTTGATGGCTTCTTCTTCGAGGTGCACGAGTGCCCCGAGAAGGCCCACAGCGATGGGCCCAATGCCATGCGGCTGGAAGAGTTCGGCGGCCTCCTCGACCAGCTCCTCGTGCTGTGGCGCGCGGGCCGTGCCGCGGCGCTGCAGGATGCCGCGGGCAAGTAG
- a CDS encoding Lrp/AsnC family transcriptional regulator gives MAKLLMEDDLNRRLVALLQQEGRMSHAELAERLGVSRPTIIDRVKRLEADGVLGGYAARVTPASVNKPTVAFVAVRYKDNNEGIEQRFIKALEDEPDILEAHTIAGEDALLLKIVADTPAGIAERLRRIRVLGPMVTTRTTMVLETHWEKAGPSPFPIENAAKKIKK, from the coding sequence ATGGCGAAGCTGCTGATGGAAGACGACCTCAACCGGCGGTTGGTGGCCCTGCTCCAGCAAGAGGGCCGCATGAGCCATGCGGAACTGGCCGAGCGCCTGGGCGTGAGCCGCCCCACCATCATCGACCGCGTGAAGCGCCTGGAGGCCGATGGCGTGCTGGGCGGCTACGCGGCGCGGGTGACGCCCGCTTCCGTGAACAAACCCACGGTGGCCTTCGTCGCGGTGCGCTACAAGGACAACAACGAGGGTATCGAGCAACGCTTCATCAAGGCCCTCGAAGACGAACCGGACATCCTGGAGGCCCACACCATCGCGGGCGAGGATGCGCTGTTGCTGAAGATCGTGGCGGATACTCCGGCGGGCATCGCCGAGCGCCTGCGCCGCATCCGCGTGCTGGGCCCCATGGTCACCACCCGCACCACCATGGTGCTGGAGACCCACTGGGAGAAGGCCGGGCCGAGCCCCTTCCCCATTGAGAACGCTGCGAAGAAGATCAAGAAGTGA